A region of the Synechococcus sp. PCC 7502 genome:
ACCCCCCCTATCAAAGTCAGCTTTACCAACCAGTTTTACAGGCGATCGCCCCCCTCATGTCTCAAGATGCGGTAATAGCTGTAGAACATGCCCGTGAGCGAAGTTTAGAGGAAATTTCTTATGAATTATTTAATCTCAAGTTAATTGATCAGCGTATGTATGGACAAACCTCTGTGAGCTTTTTTAACAAATTTTAGCTAACTTGTCTATATCCGCAGTGATTACAATAGGGCAGAAATTTATAGGTGGCAGTTTGACAGTTTTCGCAGGTGACATGTTGTTCAAATCCACAGTAGGGGCAATGTAAATCTTGGGAACGAATTTTTTTGGCACAGCGAATACATTGGAATTTTTGCACTCTAGTTATGATTTTACCTTTTTGATTTCCAGTAACTTTCTGAAAGAACTTAATAATTAAAAATCCAACTAAGGGAATTATAAAAATATAAACGTAGCTAATTAAAAATAGTAATTCTCCAAATAAAACTTGAATAACATCAGAAATAAATTTGAATATAATTCCAATTTGCAAGAATTCAAAGATTTTTAGTAGTAAGGGAATTAAAAAGATTACTAATAAATGCCAACTGATTAAAGATACTAGTCCAAATCCTTTACGACTACTATAGTTATTGATTAATACAGCGATCGCAATTAAAGGTAGTAAAAATAATGATTGAAGCCCAATTTGAATACTGGGATACCAAAAATTAGCACGATCATAACCAGACTCAAGGTCCTTAAATTTTGAAGAATCATTTAATAAGTTAATAAATTCGATGACTTCAGGTTTCGCAAGTAATTCGGTTTTCAAAATGGAAATTTGTTGATTAAGCTTAGAGATTTGCTTTTGATTTTGCTCTAGCTGCTGTTTAGCTTTTTCAGCTGTAATTTGATTAATTGACTTGGTTTGAGGTTGTTGAGCAATTTTTTCTAAGAGACTGGAATCATATTGTGATTTGATAGTACGATTAAAGTCTTCTAGCTTATAAATATCTGCATATTTACCATTGATTTCAATAGTAATTTGTTTATTCTCAGAAGAATTTACCTGATCTTTAATATCAGCATAAATTAAACATTCTTCTGCTACTTGTCCTAAGTGATTTTCCTGCACATATAAATAGCTTTGTCGATATTGCTGTTGTTGCGAAGTATTAATAATTATTGCTTGATTAGCAAATTCATAATTTTTATTGCTGGCAGTTGAACCTTGATAATTTGCCCATTCTTGATGGCAGGGATAGGATTCTAAAGGACTTAGGTGCCACCGACTAATATCATATAATCCAGTAAAAACATTAACAAGGATAAAAATATCAACTAGAATTATAACAATTAAACTAACTCTATTAACTGGCTCGTTATTAATGGTGCTGGAACGATTTAAGAATGAACTAAAAAACGAATTTAAAAATCGCAATATATTTCTAATCATTTATCCACAAGTTATAAAGTTATAATTATTTTGGTAGATGCCATAATTATGCAACATAGCAATTAATTAATCTTAAATGCGATAATTTTATAAGAATAGTTATCAAATCTTAAAATACAGAAATTTAAATACAGAAGCGTTTTACTCTCATTGTCCACACAAACAAGTTTCCCATTACTTCTGATGATCATTTGTATAGGGAAATGGTTGCTAGAGGAATGAAACAGGTTTTGAGATAAATTAAAATCAGTACTTTTCGTCAAGGCTATATTAATCTTGGATAGATACTAATGTTTCTCAGTATAAGTACTTATTTAAGATATTCTTAATGTACAAATATTAAAAAGTTAAGATTGAATATTGTTGTGAATTTTACCCTTGTGGGACTCATTCATGGTTATTTGGGATAAAATAATAGTCTAACCATTTAGTTTCTACCTTTAGTAAAAAGTTTAATTGGTTAAAGTCTACTAGGATTAGCAATATGTCACAATCTCACCAATTTCTTGATAATAGAAAAATTGTCGTTTATCATATTAATTCAAAAGTTCCTCTTAGACGTAGTAGTGACCTAGAAGGAACAAACATTAGTGTTATTAATGGGAATGGTGTACTCAACCAAGTTCTAAAAAGAATCAAAGAAGGTGACGTTGAAGTTCTAATTACGATTGACATTCCGCGCGAAACCGTCAAGTTAATTGAAGTAGCGATCGATAAAAGTCATCATTATATCCTTCTCATTCAGCATGAATTAAAAGGACACGAAACTAGGGAAAGTTTTCTAACAGAAATCGAATCGAAGGTATTGGTGGCAGAAGGGGGTACCTCTTATAGGATCAATTATTCTGACGAACCAGTGCTATCTTTAGACCCTGGTGAACTAGAAAGGAGAAAGTTAAAATTAGATCAGACTGATAATAACAACTAATTATACAAACTAACTAGTCGAATTATTTATTGCTCAATTTTTCGTATTTTTTGTTCCGTGAGTTCAATATTCTTATATTGTCAACTCTGAGGTGCAACTATTTTTTGCTACTACTTTGGTGTTCTTTGAGCTATCAAAAATTTAAACTCCTCATTAGTATAGCCTGAAAAATTAGGGCTTTCAGACTTTTAGTTGCACATGGGGTCTAGGAATCTATGTTAGTAAATTAAGGAACTCTAGACAAATTCTGCTTCTAACTTTGTGGGTTGCGGCTGAGGATTAAATTCAAACAAAGAATAAACCACATTGCGACGAATATCGGTCAGCATATCGAGGAATAACTCATAGCCTTCACTTTTATATTCAATTAGGGGGTCTTTTTGTCCATAGCCTCTTAATCCCACAGATTCCCGCAATCCTTCCATTGCTTGTAAATGCTCTCGCCAGAGAGTATCAATTTGCTGCAAAATAAAAAATCTTTCTGCTTGGCGCATTAATCCAGGTTGGAAACTATCAACTTGCTGCTCCTTAATTTCATAAGCACGGCGTACTTCTTCTCGTAAAAAAGCTTGAATTTCGGGGAAAAACATTTGATCTAGATGCTCTACTTCAAGGTCTTGGAGCAAATTAATAAACTCTTTTACCTTTTTAACTACACTGGCTAAATCCCATTCTTCGGAAGGCAAGTCTGGATTAACATACGCCTTAACAATGTCATCCATAGTCATTTCTGCATATTCAATTACCCGATTGCGTAAATCCTGTCCCTCCAGCACTCTAAATCTTTCCGAATAGATGGCGCGGCGTTGATTGTTCAAAACCTCATCATATTCAAATACCTGTTTACGGGTGTCGTAGTAAAAAGTCTCAACCTTCTTTTGCGCTCCTTCTAAGCTGCGAGTTAATAAACCTGAACTAATAGGCATATCCTCTTCAACTCTAAAGGCGTTCATCATCGCTGCCACGCGATCGCCCGCAAAAATTCGCATTAAATTATCTTCTAGGCTTAAAAAGAATCTTGTGGAACCGGGGTCTCCCTGTCTACCGCAACGTCCTCGCAACTGGTTATCAATACGTCGAGATTCATGGCGTTCTGTACCGATAACATGCAATCCGCCCAAGCCCGTAACTTCATTATGCTCAGTGGTTGTAAAGGCTTCATATTCTTGCTTAATGGCAATATAGGCGGCTCTGAGTTTTTGAATGACTAAATCATTTGTGGGTGCTTTCTCCGATGCTACCGCTAACATATCTTCAGCTTGAAGTTCTGGTAAGCTCTGGGCTCCTAGGGTTTCTACGGCATAATCGACAGCAGATTTGAGAATGGCTTTAGTGCTGGGGGAAAGGTCGGCGGGAAAAATACTAGGAGTAGCTTTCCATGTTTTTAACTTTTTAGGGGTACCAAAGCCTTGGGCGGGACTAGGACTATTGGGAAATAACAGTTGCCCCATTAAGTCATCATTATCAGTCCGTACAATTTTGGGCATAAAGAATTCCCGTACTTTCAGCCTTGCCATGTAGTCCACATTACCGCCGAGGATAATATCGGTACCTCTACCTGCCATGTTAGTAGCGATTGTAACGGCACCTTTTCGTCCCGCTTGGGCAATAATTTCTGACTCTCTTTCTACATTTTCAGGTTTAGCATTCAGTAAATTATGGGGAATATTTTGTTCTGATAATAGCCGAGAGATAACTTCAGACTTCTCTACGCTAGTGGTACCAACTAGGACAGGACGACCTAATTCGTGCATTTCTTGGCACTCGATCGCCACAGCCCGCCATTTTGCTGCTTCAGTTTTGTAAACCACATCAGACAAGTCCTTTCTGCCACTAATGCGATTAGTCGGGATTGTTGTAACTTCAAGATTATAAATTTTACCGAACTCTGCCTCTTCGGTTTTTGCGGTACCCGTCATTCCTGCCAGTTTGGGATAGAGTAGGAAAAAGTTTTGATAGGTAATAGAAGCTAGAGTTTGGGTTTCATTTTCAATGGTGACTTGTTCTTTAGCTTCGATCGCCTGATGCAAACCATCACTCCAACGCCGACCGGGCATGACTCGACCTGTAAATTCATCCACAATAATTACTTGATCATCGCGAACAATGTAGTTAACATCCTTGAGGAACAATTCCTTTGCCTTAATGGCATTAAATACATAGTGAGCCCAAGGGTCTTGCTGATCAAATAGATCGGTTACGCCTAAAAGGTTTTCTGCTTCTTCAAATCCTTCATCAGTTAGGATGACTGTGCGTTGTTTCTCGTCAACTTCGTAATGTTTCTCTTTTTCTAATTTCCAAGCGATCGCCGAAGCTCCCATGTATTTTTCCGTAGGTCGCTCCAGTTGCCCTGAAATAATTAACGGTGTTCTAGCTTCATCAATTAAGACTGAGTCCACTTCATCAATTACACAATAGTTAAAAGGGCGCTGCACCACGTCCTGCATGGAGGTTGCCATGTTGTCCCGCAAATAATCAAAACCTAGTTCACTGTTAGTAGTGTAGGTAATATCACAGGCATAGTTGCGTTGCCGTTCCAATGGCTCCATCCCCTGCTGCACAATGCCCACGGTTAAGCCTAAAAATCGATGTACCTGCCCCATCCATTCAGCATCACGACGGGCAAGGTAGTCATTAACAGTGACAATATGGACACCTTTACCAGTCAGAGCATTTAAATAGCTGGGCAGAGTTGAAACAAGGGTTTTACCTTCACCTGTCTTCATTTCGGCGATTTGTCCTTTATGTAAAACCATCCCCCCTAATAACTGTACATCGTAGTGGCGTAGTCCTAAAACCCTAATCGCTGCTTCTCGAACTACAGCAAAAGCTTCAGGCAGAATATCATCTAAATCTTCGTCTTTTTCTAGTCGTTGTTTAAACTCTACGGTTTTACCTCGTAATTCATCATCACTTAGAGCTTTAATCTCGTCTTCCAGGGAGTTAATTAAGGCGACATCGGGACGAAACTTGTCCAGTTTGCGCTTATTTGGATCACCAATTAAAGATTGCAGATTAAACATGATTAGCTAGAAATACGGGAGTTTATATAAGTTATATTAGCTGAGAAATAGTGCCTAAATATTAGAGTTAACCCTAATTGTTTAAATTGATTGATTACTATTTTAGAAAATTTTAGGAAATTATCATCTTTGTATAGCAGGATAAGAGGGAGAAAAAACTAAGTTAGGATGATTGAATCTAAATTATTCATGGAATTTTGGCAAATTTTGATCTTTCTTAGGCTTTTTAAACAAAAATTCCCATTATCCTTAAAGTGCGTACAACAAAAATAAGGATTTTGGGATTAGAGAATATAAATAATAATTTATTTAGCTGGTGCCATCGCCATTTGTTTTAGCCATTGGTAATTAGCAGCGATCGCTGATCCGAAAGTGGGGTAGACATTATATTTAATCCCAAATTCTTCACAAACTTCAGCGACAATGCCAGCGATTTGCGGATAGTGGATATGGCAAACATGGGGAAAAAGGTGATGGATGGTTTGGTAGTTAAGTCCGCCAATGTACCAGTTCAAAAAGGCATTTTTAGGAGCAAAATCCACTGTGGTTTTCACCTGTAAGACTGCCCATTCATCATCAATATGATTAGAGGTAGCATTCACTTCCACAAATTCCGCAGGGACTAGGACATGAGCTAACATAAATACTACACAGGTGACTAAGCCATAGGTCATGTAGGCAATGGAAAACCCAGCGATTGCCATTAACGGTGAATATCCCAAAGCGATCGGTAGTCCAATGAAAAATCCTAATCCTAAAGCCTTTAAGCCAAATAGAAAAGTTAAATCTAAAGGTTTGGGCATCGGCACCTTGTGATCAAAGTATTTGCGATCACCCAAAATAATGGCAATATCGCTGTAAGACCAATAGAAAGGAATTACCAAATATACAAACCAAATAAATAGATGCTGATAGCGATGAAACCACTTATGTTCCATGTCTGGAGCCATTCTGACTAAGCCATCACCGTGAATTTCCACATCATGATTAGTAATGTTGGTATAGGTGTGGTGCAGAAAATTATGCCGATACCGCCACAGGTAGCTAGATAAGCCAATAAAGTCGTAGCACAGCCCGATCGTATAATTAATTTTAGGATTTTTAGAATAACCACCGTGATTAGCATCATGTCCCACACTCATCCCACAGGCAGCGATCGCCATCCCCAGAGAAATACAGCCTAAAACTTTAAAGCCAATGATTACAGGGGCAAAAACCACAAAAGCCCAAGAGCCAAACATCCAAGCGGTAATCGTGACAGTTTTGACATACATTGCCAAGTTATCCCGAGGCTTAATATTATTGGAGCTAAAGTAGGCATCAACTCTTTTATTTAATTCCTTCTTAAAACCAATACTTTTACCGAAGGTGACTCGGTCAGCTTTCAGGGATTTCTGATCCACAGTGTTTGCAGTCATTGTCATCTTATTTAAGCCCCGCAGGTAGCCAAGGTGCAGGGATATAAACTTTTTTCGCTAATCCCACGGCTCGTAATAACCAGATCGCACCCCAAGTTGGATCAATTTCCCACCAATTTAAGCCAGCCCTTGCGGATTTCGGATAGGCATGGTGATTATTATGCCAGCCTTCACCGTAGGTTACTAATGCTGCCCACCAAAGA
Encoded here:
- a CDS encoding zinc ribbon domain-containing protein, which encodes MIRNILRFLNSFFSSFLNRSSTINNEPVNRVSLIVIILVDIFILVNVFTGLYDISRWHLSPLESYPCHQEWANYQGSTASNKNYEFANQAIIINTSQQQQYRQSYLYVQENHLGQVAEECLIYADIKDQVNSSENKQITIEINGKYADIYKLEDFNRTIKSQYDSSLLEKIAQQPQTKSINQITAEKAKQQLEQNQKQISKLNQQISILKTELLAKPEVIEFINLLNDSSKFKDLESGYDRANFWYPSIQIGLQSLFLLPLIAIAVLINNYSSRKGFGLVSLISWHLLVIFLIPLLLKIFEFLQIGIIFKFISDVIQVLFGELLFLISYVYIFIIPLVGFLIIKFFQKVTGNQKGKIITRVQKFQCIRCAKKIRSQDLHCPYCGFEQHVTCENCQTATYKFLPYCNHCGYRQVS
- the secA gene encoding preprotein translocase subunit SecA; the encoded protein is MFNLQSLIGDPNKRKLDKFRPDVALINSLEDEIKALSDDELRGKTVEFKQRLEKDEDLDDILPEAFAVVREAAIRVLGLRHYDVQLLGGMVLHKGQIAEMKTGEGKTLVSTLPSYLNALTGKGVHIVTVNDYLARRDAEWMGQVHRFLGLTVGIVQQGMEPLERQRNYACDITYTTNSELGFDYLRDNMATSMQDVVQRPFNYCVIDEVDSVLIDEARTPLIISGQLERPTEKYMGASAIAWKLEKEKHYEVDEKQRTVILTDEGFEEAENLLGVTDLFDQQDPWAHYVFNAIKAKELFLKDVNYIVRDDQVIIVDEFTGRVMPGRRWSDGLHQAIEAKEQVTIENETQTLASITYQNFFLLYPKLAGMTGTAKTEEAEFGKIYNLEVTTIPTNRISGRKDLSDVVYKTEAAKWRAVAIECQEMHELGRPVLVGTTSVEKSEVISRLLSEQNIPHNLLNAKPENVERESEIIAQAGRKGAVTIATNMAGRGTDIILGGNVDYMARLKVREFFMPKIVRTDNDDLMGQLLFPNSPSPAQGFGTPKKLKTWKATPSIFPADLSPSTKAILKSAVDYAVETLGAQSLPELQAEDMLAVASEKAPTNDLVIQKLRAAYIAIKQEYEAFTTTEHNEVTGLGGLHVIGTERHESRRIDNQLRGRCGRQGDPGSTRFFLSLEDNLMRIFAGDRVAAMMNAFRVEEDMPISSGLLTRSLEGAQKKVETFYYDTRKQVFEYDEVLNNQRRAIYSERFRVLEGQDLRNRVIEYAEMTMDDIVKAYVNPDLPSEEWDLASVVKKVKEFINLLQDLEVEHLDQMFFPEIQAFLREEVRRAYEIKEQQVDSFQPGLMRQAERFFILQQIDTLWREHLQAMEGLRESVGLRGYGQKDPLIEYKSEGYELFLDMLTDIRRNVVYSLFEFNPQPQPTKLEAEFV
- a CDS encoding acyl-CoA desaturase; the protein is MTANTVDQKSLKADRVTFGKSIGFKKELNKRVDAYFSSNNIKPRDNLAMYVKTVTITAWMFGSWAFVVFAPVIIGFKVLGCISLGMAIAACGMSVGHDANHGGYSKNPKINYTIGLCYDFIGLSSYLWRYRHNFLHHTYTNITNHDVEIHGDGLVRMAPDMEHKWFHRYQHLFIWFVYLVIPFYWSYSDIAIILGDRKYFDHKVPMPKPLDLTFLFGLKALGLGFFIGLPIALGYSPLMAIAGFSIAYMTYGLVTCVVFMLAHVLVPAEFVEVNATSNHIDDEWAVLQVKTTVDFAPKNAFLNWYIGGLNYQTIHHLFPHVCHIHYPQIAGIVAEVCEEFGIKYNVYPTFGSAIAANYQWLKQMAMAPAK